In a genomic window of Pelecanus crispus isolate bPelCri1 chromosome 1, bPelCri1.pri, whole genome shotgun sequence:
- the GPR156 gene encoding putative G-protein coupled receptor 156 gives MEPGFNCSELCDGSSSFGSQEQQQWVLQELCTVTVTSSDRSGKSSPSFSAALLGTVWTFLTGGVLLALFFLVFTIRFRKNRIVKMSSPNLNIVTLLGSGLTYTSAYLFGIQEQSLPSGDSVEKLIQVRLCLLCVGTSLVFGPILGKSWRLYKVFTQRVPDKRVIIKDLQLLAMVAALVLADAVLLLTWVFSDPVQCFRSLSVSLRATEKGMTCSVSRVQSCASLYSDLWLVLILGFKSILLLYGTYLAGLTDNVSSPPVNQSLTLIVGVNLVFLAAGTVCLVHRFFRTWHNLLFGFTSGGIFMCTTTINCFIFVPQLKQWKAFEEESQTMSHMAKYFTSPSRSCHSVYSEEQLYQLIGEKNSMKRLLTEKNAVIESLQEQVSSAKEKLMRLMSAESGCDPRAPPAAPCTRNAGHCGDAPGDRRPPDLEQDGWQPPHLLGTPPLCSDAQDLRKPVSHEPVCSQTLLFDMGDGLERGLKDAQEHGTAAGQGQPLEKLPGQDISAGTAWESSPKVSYVSSEKLREILQELSLDGKTYSPALPGGLPRSSQGPPGEQGGTWGAQEGYPGIHTPLSPYLARRRRRIPLPSASTRFPGHVSPCAGHGVKEAGGWGRGESARISLGREGEMAGRGLLHPPAPSPLAIPGEVCLQPEGWPGWLESQGASPCILQEQRWQGAPRGPAEPSLRSLYYYPDSDSSSSSSEEMFHGCHRPCCKVCFQSPRGSLGSSSTDTDTEPSGHVGHRTEHHSGLQPVVNFKEDLKPTFV, from the exons ATGGAGCCGGGATTCAACTGCTCTGAGCTCTGTGATGGCAGCTCCAGTTTtggcagccaggagcagcagcagtgggtgctgcaggagctctgcacTGTCACAGTG ACATCTTCTGACCGCAGTGGGAAGAGCTCCCCgtccttctctgctgctctcctgggaaCTGTGTGGACGTTCCTGACTGGAGGAGTCCTGCTAGCACTcttctttcttgtcttcacAATTCGCTTCAGGAAAAACAG GATTGTGAAGATGTCCAGCCCCAATCTGAACATTGTGACCCTGCTGGGCAGTGGCTTGACTTACACTAGTGCTTACCTCTTTGGGATTCAGGAGCAGAGCCTGCCATCCGGAGACTCAGTGGAAAAGCTTATTCAG GTgcggctctgcctgctgtgcGTGGGGACCTCCCTGGTGTTTGGGCCCATCCTGGGGAAAAGCTGGCGGCTCTACAAGGTGTTCACCCAGCGGGTGCCGGACAAGCGGGTG ATTATCAAAGACCTCCAGTTGCTGGCGATGGTGGCAGCGTTGGTGCTGGCAGACGCTGTGTTGCTCTTGACGTGGGTATTCTCTGATCCAGTCCAGTGTTTCCGAAGCCTCAGCGTCTCGCTGCGG GCGACGGAGAAAGGCATGACCTGCTCAGTGAGCCGGGTGCAGTCCTGTGCATCTCTTTATTCCGATCTTTGGCTCGTTCTTATTTTAGGGTTTAAG agTATCCTCCTGCTGTATGGGACCTACTTGGCCGGTCTGACTGACAATGTCAGCTCCCCGCCAGTCAACCAGTCCTTGACGCTCATCGTCGGGGTCAACCTCGTTTTCCTGGCTGCTGGCACTGTCTGCTTAGTTCACCGTTTCTTTCGCACTTGGCACAACTTGCTGTTTGGTTTTACCTCTGGAGGCATCTTCATGTGCACAACCACAATCAACTGCTTCATCTTTGTCCCACAG CTCAAGCAGTGGAAAGCCTTTGAAGAAGAAAGCCAAACCATGAGCCACATGGCAAAATATTTCACCAGCCCGAGCAGGAGCTGCCACTCAGTGTACAGCGAGGAACAGCTCTACCAGCTGATAGGGGAGAAAAACTCCATGAAGCGGCTGCTCACCGAG AAAAACGCCGTGATCGAAAGCCTGCAGGAGCAAGTGAGCAGCGCCAAGGAGAAGCTGATGAGGCTGATGTCTGCGGAGAGCGGCTGCGACCCCCGTGCACCGCCAGCGGCTCCCTGCACCCGGAATGCGGGGCATTGTGGGGATGCGCCGGGGGACCGCCGCCCCCCAGATCTGGAGCAGGATGGGTGGCAGCCTCCCCATTTGCTGGGTACACCGCCTCTTTGCAGCGATGCTCAGGACCTCCGGAAACCTGTGAGCCACGAGCCTGTCTGCTCTCAGACACTGCTTTTTGACATGGGGGATGGCCTTGAACGTGGCCTGAAAGATGCCCAGGAACATGGgacagctgcagggcaggggcagcctcTGGAGAAGCTGCCGGGCCAGGACATCTCGGCTGGCACGGCCTGGGAGTCATCCCCCAAAGTCAGCTACGTCAGCAGCGAGAAGCTGCGGGAAATCTTGCAAGAGCTGAGCCTGGATGGCAAAACCTACAGCCCGGCATTACCTGGGGGGCTCCCACGCAGCAGCCAGGGCCCCCCAGGTGAGCAGGGAGGAACGTGGGGGGCCCAGGAGGGCTACCCGGGCATCCACACTCCCCTCAGCCCCTACCtggcgaggcggcggcggaggaTCCCGCTGCCTTCTGCCTCCACCCGCTTCCCTGGGCATGTGTCCCCTTGTGCCGGCCACGGGGTGAAGGAGGCGGGTGGCTGGGGCCGTGGGGAGTCGGCACGTATCtccctggggagggaaggggagatggcTGGCAGAGGGCTCCTTCACCCCCCAGCACCGTCCCCTCTGGCCATCCCTGGGGAGGTCTGCCTCCAGCCAGAGGGATGGCCAGGATGGCTGGAGTCCCAGGGTGCTTCCCCATGCATCCTGCAGGAGCAGCGGTGGCAGGGTGCCCCGAGGGGACCCGCCGAGCCCTCCCTGCGCTCGCTGTACTATTATCCGGACTCtgactccagcagcagcagctccgaGGAGATGTTTCATGGCTGCCACCGGCCCTGCTGCAAGGTCTGCTTCCAGAGCCCACGCGGGTCCCTGGGCAGCAGTAGCACGGACACGGACACAGAGCCCAGTGGGCACGTGGGCCACCGGACAGAGCACCACAGCGGCCTCCAGCCTGTGGTGAATTTTAAAGAAGATCTGAAGCCCACCTTTGTGTGA